A genomic window from Agrobacterium tumefaciens includes:
- a CDS encoding TRAP transporter substrate-binding protein, with protein sequence MTIIDRRNLLKLSAIGAATLAAPAFVRTANARTRSLTVASLFADDKPETKIWVKISELVEAKLPGRFRFNIVKSGALGGEKEVAENIRLGSVQASLSTVSSLSGWVPELQILDLPFLFRDADHVRKVVTGETGTDLKTKLAAQQFIAADFINYGARHLLTKEPVTRPEQLEGKKIRVIQSPLHTKLWSAFGTTPVGIPITETYNALATGVADAMDLTKSAYAGFKLYEVVPYLTETGHIWASGVVYYGATFWNQLDDEEKKVLLEASSEGAQYFNQLIVEDEVKSVELALAKGGKVLQPEALDEWRKGAQGVWQDFSGIVGGIEKIQAVQSA encoded by the coding sequence ATGACTATTATCGATCGCCGCAATCTCCTCAAACTCTCCGCCATCGGCGCCGCAACGCTTGCCGCTCCGGCCTTTGTGCGCACGGCAAATGCTCGAACCCGCAGCCTCACGGTTGCCTCGCTGTTTGCCGATGACAAGCCGGAGACGAAAATCTGGGTGAAGATCAGCGAGCTGGTGGAGGCGAAGCTGCCCGGCCGTTTCCGTTTCAACATCGTTAAGAGCGGTGCGCTGGGCGGTGAAAAAGAAGTTGCGGAAAATATCCGGCTCGGATCGGTTCAGGCGAGCCTTTCCACCGTCTCCTCGCTTTCGGGCTGGGTGCCGGAACTGCAGATCCTCGATCTGCCTTTCCTGTTTCGCGATGCCGACCATGTGCGCAAGGTGGTGACGGGCGAGACTGGCACTGATCTGAAGACGAAGCTCGCCGCCCAGCAATTCATCGCCGCCGATTTCATCAATTACGGTGCACGCCATCTTCTGACCAAGGAGCCTGTTACCCGGCCGGAGCAGCTGGAAGGCAAGAAGATCCGCGTCATCCAGAGCCCGCTGCACACCAAGCTCTGGAGCGCCTTCGGCACCACCCCGGTCGGCATTCCGATCACCGAGACCTATAATGCGCTGGCGACCGGCGTGGCCGATGCCATGGATCTGACCAAATCCGCCTATGCCGGTTTCAAGCTGTACGAGGTCGTGCCTTATCTGACGGAAACCGGCCATATCTGGGCTTCAGGCGTCGTCTATTACGGTGCGACCTTCTGGAACCAGCTGGACGACGAAGAGAAGAAGGTTCTCTTGGAAGCATCCAGCGAAGGCGCGCAATATTTCAACCAGCTGATCGTCGAGGACGAAGTAAAGTCCGTCGAGCTTGCGCTTGCGAAGGGCGGCAAGGTGCTGCAGCCGGAAGCACTGGACGAATGGCGCAAGGGCGCGCAGGGCGTCTGGCAGGATTTCTCCGGCATTGTTGGCGGCATCGAGAAGATACAGGCTGTGCAGTCGGCCTGA
- a CDS encoding rhodanese-related sulfurtransferase: protein MTDTTILPRPEVTGDFLVAALYHFARLPRFESMREPLFELCQNNGVKGTLLLAAEGINGTIAGTDAGIHAVLSFLRAQPEFAALEHKESRASHMPFVRMKVKLKKEIVTMGVPDIDPNRIVGTYVDPRDWNELISDPDTIVIDTRNDYETAIGLFKGAVDPQTKTFREFPDWVKNNPGLHNKPKIAMYCTGGIRCEKATAFMKEQGFDEVYHLKGGILKYLEEVPEEESLWEGACFVFDERVSVVHGLAEGDHKLCHACRNPITPEVRQSPLFEEGVSCPSCYDDRTEEDRQRFRDRQQQIELAKKRGERHLGR, encoded by the coding sequence ATGACCGACACCACCATTCTCCCCCGCCCGGAAGTCACTGGCGATTTCCTTGTGGCCGCGCTTTATCATTTCGCCCGCCTGCCGCGGTTCGAAAGCATGCGCGAGCCGTTGTTCGAGCTCTGCCAGAACAATGGCGTCAAGGGCACGCTGCTGCTTGCCGCCGAAGGTATCAACGGCACCATTGCCGGGACGGATGCGGGCATTCACGCCGTGCTCTCCTTCCTGCGCGCCCAGCCGGAATTTGCCGCGCTGGAGCACAAGGAAAGCCGGGCGTCGCACATGCCTTTCGTGCGCATGAAGGTGAAGCTCAAGAAAGAGATCGTCACCATGGGCGTGCCGGATATCGATCCGAACCGCATCGTCGGCACCTATGTCGACCCGCGCGACTGGAACGAGCTGATCTCCGATCCGGATACGATCGTCATCGACACCCGCAACGATTACGAGACCGCCATCGGCCTCTTCAAGGGTGCGGTCGATCCGCAGACGAAAACATTCCGCGAATTTCCCGACTGGGTGAAGAACAATCCGGGCCTGCATAACAAGCCGAAGATCGCCATGTATTGCACCGGCGGCATTCGCTGCGAAAAGGCCACTGCCTTCATGAAGGAACAGGGTTTCGACGAGGTCTATCACCTCAAGGGAGGCATCCTCAAATATCTGGAGGAAGTCCCGGAAGAAGAAAGCCTCTGGGAAGGCGCCTGCTTTGTGTTCGACGAGCGCGTCTCGGTCGTTCACGGGCTTGCAGAAGGCGACCATAAGCTCTGCCACGCCTGCCGCAACCCCATCACCCCGGAAGTACGGCAATCGCCGCTGTTCGAGGAAGGCGTTTCCTGCCCAAGCTGTTATGACGACCGCACCGAGGAGGACCGCCAGCGGTTCCGTGACCGGCAGCAACAGATCGAACTGGCAAAGAAGCGCGGCGAGCGACATCTGGGACGGTAA
- a CDS encoding L-idonate 5-dehydrogenase, which yields MQTRVARLYGQKDIRVETQDLPAPGPGEVLLAMAAGGICGSDLHYYQDGGFGPVRVREPIICGHEASGHVRALGDGVSGLAIGQLVAVNPSQPCGHCHFCLKGQPIHCLEMRFMGSAMRLPHEQGMFRDRLVVPAKQCATFSEDTSPAEAACTEPLAVCLHAVAQAGDLAGAKVLVTGAGPIGLLTIAAARHAGASIIIATDLTDAALERAPAMGADRTINVAKDAEALLPYQDNKGYFDVIFDCSAAGPALRTAFACVRPRGTIVQVGVTGDITIPLNALVGKEILWRGSQRFHEEFAVAAGLISTRRIDVRPIISHSFPLGEAKAAFEQAGDRSAACKVQLTFSAD from the coding sequence ATGCAGACACGCGTGGCACGTCTATACGGCCAGAAGGACATTCGCGTCGAAACGCAGGACCTTCCCGCACCGGGACCCGGCGAAGTGCTGCTCGCCATGGCAGCGGGCGGCATCTGCGGCTCCGATCTGCATTATTATCAGGATGGCGGCTTCGGCCCGGTCCGGGTGCGAGAGCCGATCATCTGCGGGCATGAGGCATCCGGCCATGTGCGGGCGCTGGGAGACGGCGTCAGCGGCCTTGCCATCGGCCAGCTCGTCGCCGTCAATCCGTCCCAGCCCTGCGGCCATTGCCATTTCTGCCTGAAGGGCCAGCCGATCCATTGCCTTGAAATGCGCTTCATGGGCAGCGCCATGCGCCTGCCGCATGAACAGGGCATGTTCCGCGACCGGCTGGTGGTTCCCGCCAAACAATGCGCGACATTTTCAGAGGATACCTCACCGGCTGAAGCCGCCTGCACCGAGCCGCTCGCGGTGTGCCTGCATGCCGTGGCCCAGGCCGGCGATCTGGCAGGTGCAAAGGTGCTGGTGACCGGCGCGGGGCCCATCGGCCTCCTGACCATCGCCGCCGCCCGCCACGCCGGGGCAAGCATCATCATTGCCACCGACCTGACGGATGCCGCACTTGAACGCGCTCCCGCCATGGGTGCCGACCGCACGATCAACGTCGCGAAAGACGCCGAGGCGCTTTTGCCCTATCAGGACAATAAGGGTTATTTCGACGTCATTTTTGATTGCTCCGCAGCCGGTCCGGCACTTCGCACCGCCTTTGCCTGTGTCCGCCCGCGCGGCACCATCGTACAGGTCGGCGTCACCGGTGACATCACCATTCCGCTCAACGCGCTGGTGGGCAAGGAAATCCTCTGGCGCGGCTCACAACGCTTTCATGAGGAATTCGCCGTCGCCGCCGGGCTCATCTCCACCCGCAGGATCGATGTCCGGCCGATCATTTCCCACAGCTTCCCGCTCGGCGAGGCGAAAGCGGCCTTCGAACAGGCCGGAGACCGCTCCGCCGCCTGCAAGGTGCAGCTGACATTTTCCGCAGACTGA
- the uxuA gene encoding mannonate dehydratase, which translates to MRHTWRWFGPVDKVTVQDAAQAGAEGIVSALHHIATGDVWPVDEITKRHEAIKAGGLYWDVVESVPVSEDIKTQTGDWKSHITNWQETLRRLSASGIRTVCYNFMPVLDWTRTDLRWETRHGAKAMRFDLPDFAAFDIHILKRPDAKADYPDWLLEEAAKRFAEMPDTKIAALGRNIGAGLPGSADGYTLAQLLEKLRSYHGINRERLQQNLIDFLSEVTPVAEEVGINICAHGDDPPWPLLGLPRILSTEADYAHMLSKVDSRANGVTLCTGSLGARADNDLPFIASRFADRIHFVHLRNVTRDTDTVPCSFFEDEHLEGGTDMVAVIAALLTEEARRRAEGREDHTIPMRPDHGQEILDDLTRGAQPGYPAIGRLKGLAELRGIERTLSHGRFGLAKGER; encoded by the coding sequence ATGAGACATACATGGCGCTGGTTCGGCCCGGTCGACAAGGTCACGGTTCAGGATGCGGCTCAGGCGGGCGCGGAAGGCATCGTCAGCGCGTTGCACCACATCGCCACCGGCGATGTCTGGCCAGTGGATGAAATCACCAAACGGCATGAGGCGATCAAGGCCGGCGGTCTTTATTGGGACGTGGTGGAAAGCGTGCCGGTCTCCGAGGATATCAAGACCCAGACCGGCGACTGGAAAAGCCATATAACCAACTGGCAGGAAACGCTGCGCCGCCTCTCCGCCTCCGGCATCCGCACCGTCTGCTATAATTTCATGCCCGTGCTGGACTGGACCCGCACCGACCTGCGCTGGGAAACAAGGCACGGCGCAAAGGCGATGCGTTTTGATCTTCCCGATTTCGCCGCCTTCGACATCCACATTCTGAAACGCCCCGACGCAAAGGCCGATTATCCAGACTGGCTGCTGGAGGAAGCGGCAAAACGTTTCGCCGAGATGCCGGACACGAAGATCGCAGCACTCGGGCGCAATATCGGCGCGGGCCTGCCCGGCTCGGCGGATGGTTATACACTCGCCCAGCTTCTCGAAAAACTGCGCTCCTATCACGGCATCAACCGCGAAAGGCTACAGCAGAACCTGATCGATTTTCTATCGGAGGTGACGCCGGTTGCCGAAGAGGTGGGTATCAACATCTGCGCCCATGGCGACGACCCGCCATGGCCGCTGCTCGGCCTGCCGCGTATTCTCTCCACCGAAGCGGACTACGCCCATATGCTCTCAAAGGTCGACAGCCGCGCCAATGGCGTGACACTCTGCACCGGCTCCCTCGGCGCGCGGGCGGATAACGACCTGCCCTTCATCGCCAGCCGTTTTGCCGATCGCATCCATTTCGTGCATCTGCGCAACGTGACGCGCGACACGGACACCGTCCCCTGCTCCTTCTTCGAAGACGAGCACCTCGAAGGCGGAACCGATATGGTCGCCGTCATCGCCGCACTCCTCACCGAAGAAGCGCGCCGCCGGGCGGAGGGTCGTGAAGATCACACCATTCCGATGCGGCCCGATCACGGCCAGGAAATCCTCGATGACCTGACACGCGGGGCCCAGCCCGGCTATCCCGCCATCGGCCGGCTGAAAGGGCTGGCAGAGCTGCGCGGCATCGAGCGCACCCTGTCGCACGGACGTTTCGGGCTGGCTAAGGGTGAGCGCTGA